The Pseudoliparis swirei isolate HS2019 ecotype Mariana Trench chromosome 1, NWPU_hadal_v1, whole genome shotgun sequence genome has a window encoding:
- the smim12 gene encoding small integral membrane protein 12: MWPLIWMAARTYGPYVTFPVAFVVGAVGYHLEWFIRGTPKPREVKSILEMREDRKLQEQEGTDSTQVLSLKEKLEFTPRAALNRNRPEKS; this comes from the coding sequence ATGTGGCCTCTAATTTGGATGGCGGCGCGGACCTACGGCCCCTACGTCACCTTCCCTGTGGCCTTCGTGGTGGGGGCAGTGGGCTACCACCTGGAGTGGTTCATCAGGGGGACCCCAAAACCCCGAGAGGTGAAGAGCATCCTGGAGATGAGGGAGGACAGGAAGCTGCAAGAGCAAGAGGGTACGGACAGCACCCAGGTGCTTAGCCTGAAAGAGAAACTGGAGTTCACGCCGAGAGCCGCCCTGAACAGGAACCGACCCGAGAAGAGCTAA
- the gjb9b gene encoding gap junction protein beta 9b, protein MNWSALESLISGVNKYSTGFGRVWLSIVFIFRVMVFVVAAQRVWGDENKDFVCNTVQPGCVNVCYDHIFPISHIRLWALQLIFVTCPSLIVVGHVNYREKKDMQYTSLHNGAHLYAHPGKKRGGLWWTYLVSLIFKAGFDAGFLYILYYIYEGYDMPRLSKCSLKPCPNTVDCYISRPTEKKIFTIFMVVSSAICILMCICEMVYLVSKRIQKLVKKKTEAERRRFAENHEMSLLAAPRSVFRSKASIRLDPTASIQNLSVIEEEKKSSKI, encoded by the exons ATGAACTGGTCTGCTTTGGAGTCCCTCATCAGTGGGGTCAACAAGTACTCCACCGGGTTCGGCCGCGTGTGGCTCTCTATAGTCTTCATCTTCCGGGTGATGGTGTTCGTGGTGGCGGCGCAGCGGGTGTGGGGCGACGAGAACAAGGACTTTGTGTGTAACACGGTCCAGCCGGGCTGCGTCAACGTGTGCTACGACCACATCTTCCCCATCTCCCACATCCGCCTGTGGGCCCTGCAGCTCATCTTCGTCACCTGTCCGTCGCTGATAGTGGTGGGGCACGTCAACTATCGTGAGAAGAAGGACATGCAGTACACCAGCCTACACAATGGCGCCCATCTGTATGCCCACCCCGGGAAGAAACGTGGAGGGCTGTGGTGGACGTATCTG GTGAGTTTGATATTCAAGGCAGGCTTCGATGCTGGCTTCCTCTACATCCTCTACTACATCTACGAAGGCTATGACATGCCCCGCCTGTCCAAGTGCTCCCTGAAGCCGTGCCCTAACACGGTGGACTGCTACATATCACGTCCCACTGAGAAGAAGATCTTCACCATCTTCATGGTGGTCTCCTCTGCCATCTGTATCCTAATGTGCATCTGTGAGATGGTCTACCTCGTCAGCAAACGCATCCAGAAACTCGTTAAGAAGAAGAccgaggcagagaggaggaggttcgCCGAGAATCATGAGATGTCACTGCTGGCTGCTCCCAGGTCAGTGTTTCGGTCCAAGGCATCAATCAGACTGGATCCTACGGCTTCAATTCAAAATCTCAGTGTCatcgaggaggagaagaaatcaTCGAAAATATAG
- the gja4 gene encoding gap junction protein alpha 4, translated as MSRADWSYLEHLLEEGQEYSTGIGRVWLTVLFLFRMLVLGTAAESAWDDEQADFVCNTRQPGCTAVCYDKAFPISHFRYFVLQVIFVSTPTIFYFGYVAAVAGKEKEEEEEEEEAEKCAAGGKRGGRALEKDNAQGREKQGGVGKGRRAEKAPPDAPKLKGRLLCAYTFSILTKVLLEVGFILGLWFLYDGFFIAAKFECTWSPCPHTVDCFVSRPTEKTIFTIYTQAIATISLLLNLVELLQLAVAHRLRKYDRAEHYSPRSEQAPAPEEARALQTDSSESYKAGGRVGPPGPGEAACFPNPCESYGNLAIEVNWGPEEVGSDLLPSYVNCMGAMKTPRSPKVHYKAHAQHTVKDTRGDLKALSKQKHYV; from the coding sequence ATGTCCAGAGCTGACTGGTCCTACCTGGAGCACCTGCTCGAGGAGGGCCAGGAGTATTCGACGGGCATTGGCCGTGTCTGGCTCACCGTGCTCTTCCTGTTTCGCATGCTGGTGCTGGGAACCGCCGCCGAGTCGGCCTGGGACGACGAGCAAGCCGACTTTGTCTGCAACACGCGGCAACCCGGCTGCACTGCCGTGTGCTACGACAAAGCCTTCCCCATCTCCCACTTTCGCTACTTTGTCCTCCAAGTCATCTTTGTCTCCACGCCGACCATCTTCTACTTTGGATATGTAGCTGCCGTGGCTGgcaaggaaaaagaagaagaggaggaggaggaggaggcagagaaatGTGCCGCTGGAGgtaagaggggagggagagctCTAGAAAAGGACAATGCACaagggagagagaaacaggGGGGCGTTGGGAAAGGCCGACGAGCTGAGAAGGCTCCACCTGACGCTCCGAAACTGAAAGGGAGGTTGCTGTGTGCGTATACATTCAGCATCCTGACCAAGGTCCTCCTGGAGGTTGGCTTCATCCTCGGCCTCTGGTTCCTTTACGATGGCTTCTTCATCGCGGCAAAGTTTGAGTGCACATGGTCCCCTTGTCCTCACACCGTGGACTGCTTCGTCTCTCGACCCACGGAGAAGACCATCTTCACCATCTACACTCAGGCGATCGCCACCATCTCCTTGCTCCTCAACCTCGTCGAGCTCCTTCAGCTTGCCGTCGCCCACCGGCTGCGGAAATACGACCGCGCCGAGCACTACTCGCCCCGGTCCGAGCAGGCCCCGGCTCCAGAGGAGGCTCGCGCACTTCAGACAGATTCGTCCGAGTCTTACAAAGCAGGGGGCCGTGTCGGCCCCCCCGGGCCAGGCGAGGCGGCGTGCTTCCCAAACCCCTGCGAGAGCTACGGCAATCTGGCCATTGAGGTGAACTGGGGACCCGAGGAGGTGGGGAGCGACCTGCTTCCCAGTTATGTGAACTGCATGGGGGCTATGAAGACGCCACGTTCCCCGAAAGTCCATTACAAGGCACACGCACAGCACACAGTGAAGGACACGAGGGGCGACCTTAAAGCACTCTCAAAGCAGAAGCACTATGTATGA
- the pef1 gene encoding peflin — protein MSFHYGQGYPGGGHRPPAAQYGGGSGPYGPTPSAPYGGAQHQQGGPYAPYGAAPGQGGQYGQRPGGAPAGHYAGYGGQPHGGQPHGGQPHGGQPHGGQPHGGQPHGGHYGHHAPAANIPPGVNQEAFQWFHTVDTDRSGFINLKELKQALVNSNWSAFNDETCLMMINMFDKTRSGRMDMFGFSALWEFMQRWRALFQQYDRDRSGCISGAELHQALAQMGYNLSQQFSETLVRRFAVPGARPGLQLDRFIQVCTQLQTMTQVFREKDTTMTGNIRLNYEDFLSGAITKLM, from the exons ATGAGTTTCCACTACGGCCAG GGCTATCCCGGAGGAGGGCACCGACCACCGGCAGCTCAATACGGGGGAGGCAGTGGTCCTTACGGGCCGACACCCTCAGCTCCGTACGGAGGCGCACAGCATCAACAAGGGGGTCCTTATGCTCCTTATGGAGCTGCTCCAGGTCAAGGAGGGCAGTATGGGCAACGACCAGGGGGTGCCCCCGCCGGGCATTATGCAGGTTACGGAGGACAGCCTCATGGAGGGCAGCCTCATGGAGGGCAGCCTCATGGAGGACAGCCTCATGGAGGACAGCCTCATGGAGGACAGCCTCATGGAGGACATTACGGACACCATGCTCCTGCAG CTAACATCCCCCCCGGTGTGAACCAAGAGGCGTTCCAGTGGTTCCACACCGTGGACACCGACCGCAGCGGCTTCATCAACCTCAAGGAGCTGAAGCAGGCCCTCGTCAACTCCAACTGGTCTGCCTTCAACGACGAGACCTGCCTCATGATGATCA ACATGTTTGACAAGACGCGGTCCGGTCGAATGGACATGTTTGGCTTCTCGGCACTGTGGGAGTTCATGCAGCGGTGGAGAGCTCTCTTTCAGCAATACGACAGAGACCGCTCCGGCTGCATCAGCGGCGCGGAGCTACACCAAG CCCTCGCTCAGATGGGCTACAACCTGAGTCAACAGTTTTCCGAGACGCTGGTGCGACGCTTCGCCGTGCCCGGCGCGCGACCCGGCCTCCAGCTGGACCGCTTCATCCAGGTGTGCACCCAGCTCCAGACCATGACGCAGGTCTTCCGAGAGAAAGACACGACCATGACGGGCAACATCCGCCTTAACTATGAGGATTTCCTCTCCGGGGCCATCACCAAGCTCATGTGA